The nucleotide window AGCGTCTGCACGCGGGTGAGCAGCTCGGCCGGGGCGAAGGGCTTAGTCAGGTAGTCGTCCACACCCACGGTGAGGGCTTCCAGGCGGTGGCCCTCATCGGCGCGGGCCGTGAGCATGAGCACGGGCAGGCCCGCCCGGGCGGAGTCGGCCTTGAGGCGGGTCAGCAGCTCGGTGCCGCTCAGGCGCGGCATCATGGCGTCGGTGGTAATCAGGTCCACGGGCGCTTCGCGGGCCAGCAGCTCCAGGGCATCTTGGCCATCGGTGGCGGTTAGCACCTCGTAGGCTGGGCTCAGCAGCTCCTGCAGGTACCTGCGCAGGTCAGGCTCGTCTTCTACCACCAGCACCCGGGGGCGGGGTGGCGTATGCGCGATAAGGTCAGCAGTAAGCTCCGGGGGCGCAACATTCTTGTTCAGTTGGCTTTGCGCTTTACTGTCTTCTTCTCTTCGATCTTCGCTCTCCTCTATTGACTCTACGACCACCTCGGCCGGGAAGCGCAGCGTAAAAGCCGCGCCCTGTCCCAGCTTGCTGGCTAGCGTGAGGGTTCCGCCCAGCAGCGTGGCCAACTCCCGGCTCAGGGCCAGGCCTAGCCCGGTGCCGCCCTGCGCCTGGTTTTGCGGACTCTGGTAGAACCGTTCGAACACGCGCTCTTGCTCGACCGGCGCGATGCCGGGCCCGGTGTCGCGCACGGTGAGGGCGTAGTAGCCGTCGGGGCCGGGCAGCGCGGCCGTCATGGTCACTATGCCACCGACGGGCGTGTGATTCAGGGCGTTGATAAGCAGGTTGGTTAGAATCTGCTCCACCTTGTCGGAATCCACTAGCAGGTGCAGCTCATCAGGCAGGCTTTCCGGGCCGTGTAGGCCCAGGCTGCGGGCGGCAGCCAGCGGCGCAAACTGCTCCACCACCCGACGCAGAAACGGGGCTATGGCAGTGGAAGTAGGCTGCACCGGCAGACGGCCGTCCTGCAAGCGAGTTAAATCCAGGATGCGGTTTACCAGCTCATTGAGCCGGCCAGCCTGGTGGTGGGCCATGGCTATGGGGCCACGCAAGGCGGCAGGCAGCGGCTTTGCGGGGTTTTTCAGCAGCGTTTCGAGGGGAGCCAGCACCAAGGTTAGGGGGTGCGCAGCTCGTGGCTGGCATTGGCAAAGAACTGGTTTTTGGCGGCATCCAGCTCCTCCAGGCGCAGGGCCTGGGTTTCGAGCTGCTGCCGCTGAGTGGCCAGTAGGGTATTGTCGCGGCTTTTTTGGCGCGCACTACGCCACAATAGCCCCGCCAGTCCGCCCAGTGCCGCCAGGCCGGCGAGCAGCCCGCCCAGCTGCACCCGTTGCTGCTGCACCTGGGCCGTGGTACGCCGCTGGGCACGACGCAAGTGCTCAAGGCGCTGTTGCTGGGCCCGATCATCCTGCTCAAATTCATACCGGGCTACGCGCGTGGCTACCTGCGCCGCCTCCAGCGTATCGGCCAGCGCCAGGGCTGCTAGGCCATAGGTGGCCGCCTGCGCCGGCTGGCCCTGCTGCTGGCAGGTAGCGGCTAAAGCGCGCAGGTAGTCCAGGCGCAGGGCCGCCTGCTGCTCCTGCCGGGCCTGGCGCAGGGCCGACTCCCAGGCCACCAGCGCCCGCGGCGCATCCCCAAGGGCGGCGTAGTAGCGGGCCCAGGTGGCCTGCAGTTCGCAATTTCCCCCGTAGGAGCGCAGCGGTATGTGCAGTGAGTCGGCCAGGTGCTGGGCTTCCTGCAGCAGCGGGCGCACAGTGGCCGGTTGGCCCAGCGCCAGCAGGATAGCGCTTTGCTGTACCAATCCCAGGGCCCGGTCATAGGGAGGGAGCGTAGCTTCCGGCCGGCGGGGTTGCTGGGCCCGGGCGTTGTAGCGCAGGGCCTCCTGATAGTGCCCCAATTGCAGATGCGCCCAGGAAATGATTCGGTTCATTACCCGGTAAAAAGTAACCGGCGGGGTGCCGGGCATGGTCAGCGCCTTTTGCAGGTAGGGGAGGCCCCGGGCATAGTTGCCCCACTCGGTGTACAGCATGCCGATGGCCCCCAGCTCGTTGTAGTACCGAAAGGTCGAGCACGTGCGAAACAGCTCGGCGGCGCGCAGGCGCTGACTGATAGCCTGGTTGTAGTCGCCCAGCGCCCCGTAGTAGCGGCCCAGCATCCGGTAGCAGATAGCGGCATTCATCACGTTGCCCTGCTGCTGCTCGTGCGCCAGCCGCCGGGAAAAGAAAGCCCGGTTGGCCTCGGGTTGCTCCAGTTGGCTGTTGGTTGCCTCAATCCATTCCAGCAGATAGGGGTGCGGGCCGTTACCCAGGGCATCGTAGGCATGCAGGGCCGCGAGCAGGGTGTCGCGTATGGCCGGCAGGTTAAGTGTCGGGGCCAGCGCTAATTCATCGAAGGCAACCACCCGGCGCAGCGGCTCCCGCTCGGGGTAGCCTAGCCGGGCAGCCAGCCTTTGCGCCTCTTGGTGCTCACGGAGCAGATCGGGCAGCTTCTCCCGCGAGAGGTCCGTCAGGTGGAACAGGTGGGAGAGGGTTTGCAGGCGCAGCGTATCGGCCTGCTGCCCGGCCAGCACTTGGCGTAGCGAGTCGTTGCTGGCATCCCAGTAGCGGTGGTCGAAGCGCTGGGTCTGCAGCCGACGCTGGTACTGGGCAACCTGCTGTGCGCTGGGCTGGGCCGGTCCAACGATAGGCAAACCCAGCAGCAGTGAAAGTAGGAGGAATATGCGCCCCGCCCAAGTAAGCCGCTGCTGCCTGAATATTGCTGGGAAATAAACCATCAGTGCTCAGCTACGAGCATGGAGCCCGACTATAAATAGTAGTCAAATGTACACATTCCTTTATCTGTTGGTACATGTTCAGGACAATACAGCAACATTTCGGTGCCCTAAAGCGAGGTTGAGATGAAAGACATTCCAAAAGCCGGCTTCAAAACCAGAAAGGCACGCCACTGCCCGGTATAAGACCGGTAATAGCAGGCCGGTTAAGACAGTTGGGGAAGCATGGCAAAGCAATGTAGCTTGTTATAAACACTCTGCTTGCTGCCTGGCTAACTCCGGGCGCCGGTGCTGCCTGTCGACAGCTCCCGGGCAGTCCGGCGGCCGGCGCGTACCTTCGCCTGTCCGCCGACTTCCGCTGCCGTGTCTATCGAATCTTCTGCTTTCCGCCCGCTTTCCGTAAATCCCGCCGAGCTGTTTGCGGCCAACCTGCTCGCGCACGCCGAGCGGGAGCAGTACTTCGCCCGCCGCCATCAGGCCGTGGCCTGGCTGCGGGTGGCCGTATTCGGAGGTGGGGCTGTGGCCGCGTACTGGCTGCTAAAAGACCAGAAGTGGCTGGCCGGCCTGGGCGTGGTGCTGGCGACTTACCTGGTGTTTGTGCTGGTGCTGCGCTGGCATGCCCGCCTGGGCTACCAGCGCCGCCACTTTCAGCTGCTGGGCCTTATCAGCCAGGAGGAGCTGCACCGCCTGGCCGGTCGCCTTACCAACTTCGACCCCGGCCTGCGCTACCAGGACGCCGCCCACGCCTATACTTCCGACCTCGACGTGTTTGGGCCGCACTCCGCGTTTCAGCTGCTGAGCCGGGCCACCTCCCGGCTGGGGCAGGATGCGCTGGCCGGCTGGCTGCAGCAGGCCGCTGCTCCTGCCGAGGTGGAAGCCCGGCAGCAGGCCGCCACCGAGCTGGCGCCCGATGCCGCCTGGCAGCACGAGTGGCAGGCCCGCGCCCGGCACTTCCCGCACCAGGCCGACGACCCGCGCCGCTTCACGGCCTGGCTGCGCGAGCCGGACTTCTTTGCCGATAAAACGTGGCTGAAAGCGCTGCTGTTTGTGCTGCCGCCGCTGGCCTTGGCCAGCCTGGGCTTGTGGCTAAGCGGCCGGCCTTTCCTGGTGGTAGTGCCGTTTCTGGCGCTGCTGGGAGCCATCAACCACCGCTACCGCGCGGCCCGCGACGCCTACTTCGACCATAGTGAGCAGATGCACGACGTGCTGCGCGCCTACCGCGACCAGCTGGCCTTGCTGGAAGCCCGCGAGGTGCAGGCGCCCCGGCTGCGGGCGTTGCGCGGGGTGCTGCTCCCGGAAGATGGGCAGCCGGCTTCCGTGCAGCTCGGGCAGCTGGCTACCATCGTGGAGTATTTCTCGATGCGTCAAAGCACGCTGGCAGCCTTCTTCGCCAACAACCTGCTGTTCTGGGACTTCTTCTGGATGTGGCGGCTCGAAGGCTGGAAGCGCCGCCTGGGCTCCCGCCTGGACGAGGTGCTGGACGTGGTAGCCGAAACCGAAGCCCTGGTGAGCCTGGCCGCGTTTCAGCTGGCTAACCCTACGTACGCCGTGCCGGAAATCAGCGCGGAGGCGTTGGAGTTCACGGCTGAGGGCCTGGGCCACCCGCTGATCTTCTCGGCGGAGCGCATCACCAACGACTTCAGCACGGTAGGGGCGGGCCGCACGGGCGTGGTCACGGGCTCCAATATGTCGGGCAAAACCACATTCCTGCGCACGGTAGGGCTGAACATGGTGCTGGCTCTGGCAGGGGCGGTGGTGTGCGCCCGGCGGCTGCGCGTGCGTTCTGCCCAGGTGTACACGGCCATGCGCACCCAGGACAACCTGGCCGAAAGCACGTCCTCCTTCTACGCCGAGCTCAAGCGCCTGCGCCTGCTCCTGGAGCTTACCCAGGCCGGGCAGCCGGTGTTTTACCTGCTCGATGAAATCCTGAAGGGCACCAACTCCCTGGACCGGCACCGGGGCGCCCGGGCCCTCATCCACCAGCTGCACCGGCTGCCGGCCAGCGGCCTCATCAGCACCCACGACCTGGAGCTGGGCGCGCTGGCCGAGGAGCTGCCCGGCTA belongs to Hymenobacter sp. J193 and includes:
- a CDS encoding DNA mismatch repair protein MutS, which codes for MSIESSAFRPLSVNPAELFAANLLAHAEREQYFARRHQAVAWLRVAVFGGGAVAAYWLLKDQKWLAGLGVVLATYLVFVLVLRWHARLGYQRRHFQLLGLISQEELHRLAGRLTNFDPGLRYQDAAHAYTSDLDVFGPHSAFQLLSRATSRLGQDALAGWLQQAAAPAEVEARQQAATELAPDAAWQHEWQARARHFPHQADDPRRFTAWLREPDFFADKTWLKALLFVLPPLALASLGLWLSGRPFLVVVPFLALLGAINHRYRAARDAYFDHSEQMHDVLRAYRDQLALLEAREVQAPRLRALRGVLLPEDGQPASVQLGQLATIVEYFSMRQSTLAAFFANNLLFWDFFWMWRLEGWKRRLGSRLDEVLDVVAETEALVSLAAFQLANPTYAVPEISAEALEFTAEGLGHPLIFSAERITNDFSTVGAGRTGVVTGSNMSGKTTFLRTVGLNMVLALAGAVVCARRLRVRSAQVYTAMRTQDNLAESTSSFYAELKRLRLLLELTQAGQPVFYLLDEILKGTNSLDRHRGARALIHQLHRLPASGLISTHDLELGALAEELPGYVTNYSFNSTFEGEQILFDYRLTPGVCRSFNASQLMRLMGIEV
- a CDS encoding response regulator → MLAPLETLLKNPAKPLPAALRGPIAMAHHQAGRLNELVNRILDLTRLQDGRLPVQPTSTAIAPFLRRVVEQFAPLAAARSLGLHGPESLPDELHLLVDSDKVEQILTNLLINALNHTPVGGIVTMTAALPGPDGYYALTVRDTGPGIAPVEQERVFERFYQSPQNQAQGGTGLGLALSRELATLLGGTLTLASKLGQGAAFTLRFPAEVVVESIEESEDRREEDSKAQSQLNKNVAPPELTADLIAHTPPRPRVLVVEDEPDLRRYLQELLSPAYEVLTATDGQDALELLAREAPVDLITTDAMMPRLSGTELLTRLKADSARAGLPVLMLTARADEGHRLEALTVGVDDYLTKPFAPAELLTRVQTLLVRHAVRRQFTSLPEDGLNENGTTPIATVVVPVAPETEAAAVATEPLAPSAGTSNQLAQWQTQAAGHLSNEQFGPVELARLLGLSERTLYRRLGELAGLTPAAWLRELRLHQARQLLEAGGFGTVTAVSDAVGFASAKHFSNLYAERFGRRPSDYRAAPA